A portion of the Blastopirellula sediminis genome contains these proteins:
- a CDS encoding vWA domain-containing protein: MGLFDRLFGWGDSTPKKRQLPSNLVAEEFGEINICVGRELAEVDFTILMEPTGSASEGWQTGMAIDASASMSHVFGRGLEEGPRKWPDQALMMEYQKKGWLQVIEHQGQHYPIFSDEAQEDLVRRGNCVWSKNIVEPIIRRVTAYLASELDADGGTTCLYWACGDGGGLEEIGDLTAADCETASFKGPQRIKMGQGTRLAPALRYFEERFRDAKMGIYIFITDGALHDLEEVKQETIKICRQVKAGKRNFMKCVLIGIGDDINVEQMEELDDLDSGTDVDIWDHKIAREMRTMMDIFAELVSENQIVAPHGRIFDSFGNVVKSYSDGLPAKVAFTMPANSTFFELEAGGKRIKQTIEFPKK, from the coding sequence ATGGGATTGTTTGATCGACTGTTTGGCTGGGGCGACTCGACGCCGAAAAAACGCCAACTTCCCAGCAACCTCGTGGCGGAGGAATTTGGGGAGATCAACATTTGCGTCGGCAGAGAGCTTGCCGAAGTCGACTTCACGATTCTGATGGAACCGACTGGTTCCGCCTCGGAAGGTTGGCAAACCGGCATGGCGATTGACGCGAGTGCGTCAATGTCGCATGTCTTCGGCCGCGGGCTGGAAGAAGGACCTCGAAAGTGGCCCGATCAAGCTTTGATGATGGAGTACCAGAAAAAAGGGTGGCTTCAGGTTATCGAGCACCAGGGGCAACACTATCCGATTTTTTCGGACGAAGCGCAAGAGGACCTGGTTCGCCGCGGCAATTGCGTTTGGTCGAAAAACATCGTCGAGCCGATCATCCGCCGCGTTACTGCGTATCTAGCGTCGGAACTGGACGCGGACGGCGGTACGACCTGTCTCTACTGGGCCTGCGGCGATGGCGGCGGTTTGGAAGAAATCGGCGACCTGACGGCCGCAGATTGCGAAACCGCTTCGTTTAAAGGCCCGCAGCGCATCAAGATGGGACAAGGGACCCGCCTGGCGCCGGCCCTGCGATACTTCGAAGAACGATTCCGCGACGCGAAAATGGGGATCTATATCTTCATCACCGACGGCGCGCTGCATGATCTGGAGGAAGTGAAGCAAGAGACGATCAAGATCTGCCGCCAAGTGAAAGCCGGCAAACGCAACTTTATGAAGTGCGTCCTCATCGGGATCGGCGACGACATCAACGTCGAGCAGATGGAGGAACTGGACGATCTCGACTCCGGAACCGACGTCGACATCTGGGATCACAAAATCGCCCGCGAAATGCGCACCATGATGGATATTTTTGCGGAATTGGTGAGCGAAAATCAAATTGTCGCACCGCACGGACGAATATTCGACAGCTTCGGAAATGTAGTGAAATCGTATTCCGACGGGCTACCCGCCAAGGTCGCATTCACCATGCCGGCGAACTCCACTTTCTTTGAATTGGAGGCCGGCGGCAAACGAATCAAACAAACGATCGAGTTCCCCAAGAAGTAG
- a CDS encoding vWA domain-containing protein encodes MTDLEGQAARSQAIQVPSNLVSKEFGKVYVRRTDDRCEVDFTVWIQELEGSMAEGWQTGVALDASASMKNWYGRALVGKIPDDVTKEYVKKGLIVNRNQDGRTVSVALPEAYKDAMKRGFLKLSDNIVQPWARKFVSYLASELDADGGTTVIYWACGDGGAFEVLGDFTSDECESLELNGPQTEKFGNGTRLAPAMKYFVDRFDDAERGMYIFLTDGKIDDLDEVKQYSIQLAQEIAAEKRSFVKLVLIGVGDEIDEAQMKELDDLDSGVDVDLWDHKIAVELRALSEIIVELVGENRIVAPTATVFDSDGNEVKRFSDGLPARGSFSMGAASEYFELEVGGQRIKQTVVF; translated from the coding sequence ATGACCGATCTCGAAGGCCAAGCTGCTCGCAGCCAAGCCATTCAGGTGCCCAGCAATCTCGTCTCGAAGGAATTCGGCAAAGTCTACGTGCGGCGGACGGACGACCGTTGCGAGGTCGACTTTACCGTTTGGATTCAAGAGCTCGAAGGCTCGATGGCCGAAGGCTGGCAGACCGGCGTCGCGCTCGACGCCAGCGCATCGATGAAGAACTGGTACGGCCGCGCCTTGGTTGGGAAGATCCCGGACGACGTGACGAAGGAATACGTCAAGAAGGGTCTGATCGTCAATCGCAACCAGGATGGTCGTACCGTCAGCGTCGCCTTGCCGGAAGCCTATAAAGACGCGATGAAGCGCGGCTTCCTCAAGCTTTCGGACAACATCGTCCAGCCGTGGGCCCGCAAGTTCGTCAGCTATCTCGCTTCGGAACTGGACGCGGACGGTGGGACTACCGTCATCTATTGGGCGTGCGGCGACGGCGGAGCGTTTGAAGTGCTGGGAGACTTCACGTCAGATGAGTGCGAATCGCTGGAGTTAAATGGCCCGCAAACCGAAAAGTTCGGCAATGGAACGCGTCTCGCTCCCGCCATGAAGTACTTTGTCGATCGCTTTGACGACGCCGAACGAGGCATGTACATCTTCCTCACCGATGGAAAAATCGACGACCTGGACGAGGTAAAGCAATACTCGATCCAATTGGCGCAGGAGATCGCCGCCGAAAAGCGGAGCTTCGTCAAATTGGTTTTGATCGGCGTGGGCGATGAAATCGACGAAGCGCAAATGAAGGAGCTCGACGATCTCGATAGCGGCGTCGACGTCGACTTGTGGGATCATAAGATCGCCGTCGAATTGCGCGCCCTGAGCGAAATCATCGTGGAGTTGGTCGGCGAGAATCGCATTGTCGCCCCCACCGCAACCGTTTTTGACTCCGATGGCAACGAGGTCAAACGCTTCTCGGACGGACTGCCGGCGCGCGGTTCGTTCTCGATGGGCGCCGCTTCCGAGTACTTCGAGCTGGAAGTCGGCGGACAACGAATCAAACAGACCGTGGTCTTCTAA